The Tepidibacter aestuarii genome contains a region encoding:
- a CDS encoding uroporphyrinogen decarboxylase family protein, translating into MSYIIKPDEMTPIERMQAFSEGKEIDRIPCCPFLGESCSPIFGHSIREYNHSIEALVNVAVGSFEKFRPDSIGFGPGLQGVPEAMGSEVVFPENNTPYIGKPAINSYDEINKLKPIDPYKDGRISYFLEALKITNEKISHEVSVGSSVGGPFTTAAFLRGTELFLKDLTKNPEMAHKLLEVSTQSVINYIDAVCDLGLSPSLAEPIASCTMISSKKFREFAKPYLKKCMDRIIERRGSGTTLHICGKTKKVWGDMVDIGISNLSLDNIEDIGELKEAYGDKVCLIGNVDPIEAIMRGTREDIYNAAKECIRKAYDSPKGFILSTGCDVPIGTDPDKIIALMDAARIFGRYPINIKEL; encoded by the coding sequence ATGAGCTATATTATAAAACCTGATGAAATGACTCCTATAGAAAGGATGCAAGCGTTTTCTGAAGGGAAAGAAATTGATAGAATTCCTTGTTGTCCATTCTTAGGAGAAAGCTGTTCTCCTATTTTTGGACACTCTATAAGAGAGTACAATCATTCAATAGAAGCACTTGTGAATGTTGCTGTTGGAAGTTTTGAAAAGTTTAGACCTGATAGTATTGGATTCGGACCAGGACTTCAAGGGGTACCAGAAGCTATGGGGAGTGAAGTCGTTTTTCCAGAAAATAATACTCCGTACATAGGGAAGCCAGCTATAAATAGTTATGATGAAATCAATAAATTAAAGCCTATAGACCCTTATAAGGATGGAAGAATATCATATTTTTTAGAAGCACTTAAAATAACTAATGAAAAGATTAGTCATGAAGTAAGTGTAGGTAGTTCTGTTGGAGGGCCTTTTACTACTGCAGCTTTCTTAAGAGGAACAGAACTATTTTTAAAAGATTTGACTAAAAATCCAGAGATGGCACATAAACTTTTAGAAGTTTCAACTCAAAGTGTTATAAATTATATTGATGCAGTATGTGACTTAGGATTAAGTCCAAGTCTTGCGGAGCCAATCGCATCTTGTACTATGATTAGTTCTAAGAAATTTAGAGAATTTGCAAAGCCATACTTAAAAAAATGTATGGATAGAATTATAGAAAGAAGAGGAAGTGGAACTACTCTTCATATATGCGGTAAAACAAAAAAAGTATGGGGAGATATGGTAGACATAGGAATAAGCAACTTAAGTTTAGATAACATAGAAGATATAGGTGAACTTAAGGAAGCATATGGGGATAAAGTATGCTTAATAGGTAATGTAGATCCTATAGAGGCAATAATGAGAGGAACAAGAGAAGATATATATAATGCAGCTAAAGAATGTATACGTAAAGCTTATGATAGTCCTAAAGGATTTATTTTAAGTACTGGATGTGATGTTCCTATAGGAACAGATCCAGATAAAATAATAGCTCTTATGGATGCTGCTAGAATATTTGGTAGATATCCTATTAATATTAAGGAATTATAA
- a CDS encoding ABC transporter substrate-binding protein, whose product MKKFCLYGLMLVLLITSSLGLVGCSGVKDADPSSEGKKTTPIKISSKEFTENILLGKMLAKYLDYNGYPVVDETGLGATGIIRTALTSGQIDAYWEYTGTVLIHFMEHEPVFESEESYNLVKEWDEKNNNIVWLDYAPLNNTYCIVARKDIMDKNEIKTISDMAKFIREGDHLKFVANPEYFERPDGMKHVQGVYGFELPKEDKLLLDLGLFYDALKNNEADLTVGFTTDGIIDALGFGVLKDDLKAFPVYNATPVFRKEIIDEYPELPELVKKLSQLLDDKTAMELNASVDVEGKNIDEVAENFLKEKGLIK is encoded by the coding sequence ATGAAAAAATTTTGTTTATATGGACTTATGTTAGTATTATTAATAACGTCATCACTTGGATTAGTAGGATGTTCAGGTGTAAAAGATGCAGATCCATCATCCGAAGGTAAAAAGACGACTCCTATAAAAATTAGTTCAAAAGAATTTACTGAAAATATTCTTTTAGGAAAAATGCTTGCAAAATATTTAGATTATAATGGTTATCCAGTGGTTGATGAAACTGGACTTGGTGCAACTGGAATTATAAGAACAGCACTTACATCAGGACAAATTGATGCTTACTGGGAATATACGGGAACAGTATTAATTCACTTTATGGAGCATGAACCTGTATTTGAGTCAGAGGAAAGTTATAATTTAGTTAAAGAGTGGGATGAAAAAAATAATAATATTGTATGGCTTGATTATGCTCCATTAAACAATACATATTGTATTGTAGCAAGAAAAGACATAATGGATAAGAATGAAATTAAAACAATTTCAGATATGGCTAAGTTTATTCGTGAAGGAGATCATTTGAAATTTGTTGCTAACCCAGAATATTTTGAAAGACCTGATGGAATGAAGCATGTACAAGGCGTATATGGTTTTGAATTACCAAAAGAAGATAAATTATTACTTGATTTAGGTTTATTTTATGATGCACTAAAAAACAATGAAGCTGATTTAACTGTGGGATTTACAACTGATGGAATTATTGATGCTTTAGGATTTGGAGTACTTAAAGATGATTTGAAGGCTTTTCCAGTTTACAATGCAACTCCAGTGTTTAGAAAAGAAATAATAGATGAGTATCCAGAACTTCCTGAACTAGTAAAAAAACTAAGCCAACTGCTTGATGATAAAACAGCTATGGAATTAAATGCATCTGTTGATGTAGAAGGAAAAAATATTGATGAAGTAGCAGAAAATTTCTTAAAAGAAAAGGGTTTAATTAAATAG
- a CDS encoding ABC transporter permease, translating to MNWLRVQKAIFEQAPTHLAIHIMLVLITMSIAITIAVPAGIMLTRYKYKKYANIILNILNVLQTIPSFAFIAAAMPILGIGYRPAITVLILQSLLPITRSTIVGLLEVSGDVKEAAMGMGMSQRRILFEVEIPLALPVMLNGIKTSTVYVVSAATLAGFIGAGGLGVLISSGLNMFWPEYLIVGAGLGAILAIFLDRILGYIEQRYTPIGMRID from the coding sequence ATGAACTGGTTACGTGTTCAAAAAGCTATTTTTGAACAGGCTCCAACTCATTTAGCAATACACATTATGTTGGTTTTAATAACAATGAGTATAGCAATAACCATTGCTGTTCCTGCCGGGATCATGTTAACTCGATATAAATATAAAAAGTATGCCAATATTATTTTAAATATATTAAACGTTTTACAGACCATACCTTCTTTTGCATTTATAGCTGCAGCAATGCCAATTTTAGGAATAGGGTATAGACCTGCTATTACTGTTTTAATACTTCAAAGTCTTTTGCCAATCACTCGAAGTACAATTGTTGGTTTATTGGAGGTCAGTGGTGATGTGAAAGAAGCAGCTATGGGCATGGGTATGTCACAGAGACGAATCTTATTCGAGGTTGAGATACCATTGGCTTTGCCAGTCATGTTAAATGGAATAAAAACTTCAACTGTATATGTGGTTAGTGCAGCTACTTTAGCTGGTTTTATTGGTGCTGGTGGGTTAGGTGTTTTGATATCAAGTGGACTAAATATGTTTTGGCCTGAATATTTGATTGTAGGTGCTGGCCTTGGTGCAATCCTTGCCATTTTTTTAGATAGAATATTAGGGTACATTGAGCAGAGATATACTCCTATTGGGATGAGAATCGATTAG
- a CDS encoding ABC transporter ATP-binding protein, with amino-acid sequence MIKLEEVTKQYLGQTKPAVDNLSIHINKGETCIFLGPSGCGKSTTLRMINRMIEPTCGRIKIEGKDIRESNPDQLRMGIGYVIQQIGLLPHKTIEENIAIVPRLYGWPKERIKSRVIELLEVIGLDPEVERFKYPSQLSGGQMQRVGVARAMAVDPPIMLMDEPFGAVDPIARNHLQDEFLRLQKELKKTICFVTHDINEAIKMGDKIAIFNEGKIVQYDTPRNILTNPINDFVKDFIGSNRIVKNLNLVCAGEIVKSIDCTMNEERNIVFNKKNAVVQMNTSLQDALSVMIENDTEYVKVLRGSELFGVLSFKDIRKYMNRKEGE; translated from the coding sequence TTGATTAAACTAGAAGAAGTGACAAAACAATATTTAGGACAAACAAAACCTGCAGTAGATAATTTGTCAATTCATATTAATAAGGGAGAAACCTGTATATTTCTTGGACCATCTGGTTGTGGAAAAAGTACTACCTTACGTATGATTAATAGGATGATTGAACCTACATGTGGAAGGATTAAAATAGAAGGTAAAGATATTAGAGAAAGTAATCCAGATCAACTTAGAATGGGAATTGGATATGTGATTCAACAAATTGGATTATTACCTCATAAGACAATTGAAGAAAATATCGCTATCGTTCCACGTTTATATGGCTGGCCAAAAGAGCGAATTAAAAGTAGAGTGATAGAATTATTAGAGGTGATTGGATTAGATCCTGAAGTGGAAAGATTCAAGTACCCTTCACAGCTGAGTGGGGGACAGATGCAAAGGGTGGGGGTAGCACGGGCAATGGCTGTAGATCCTCCTATTATGCTAATGGATGAGCCATTTGGAGCAGTTGATCCTATTGCTAGAAATCATTTGCAAGATGAATTCTTGCGTCTACAAAAGGAACTAAAAAAGACTATTTGCTTTGTGACGCATGACATAAATGAAGCAATTAAGATGGGAGACAAGATTGCAATATTTAATGAAGGAAAAATAGTACAGTATGATACACCTAGAAATATACTTACAAATCCGATTAATGATTTTGTTAAGGATTTTATAGGATCAAATAGAATAGTTAAAAATTTAAATTTAGTATGTGCAGGGGAAATTGTTAAATCTATCGACTGCACAATGAATGAAGAAAGAAATATAGTATTTAATAAGAAAAATGCTGTTGTTCAGATGAATACTTCTTTGCAAGATGCATTATCTGTAATGATTGAAAATGATACAGAGTATGTTAAGGTATTAAGGGGAAGTGAATTGTTTGGAGTCCTTTCATTCAAAGATATTAGAAAGTATATGAATAGAAAAGAGGGTGAGTAG
- a CDS encoding ABC transporter permease produces MKLIEFINKNSPVITEYMKNHFTLVLWAVVISLLIWVPVGIFITRNATWAKITMEIANIIFCIPSLALFSVIITIPFLGLGRKSALTALVLYSMMPLVRSVYQGIKGVDKTVIEAARGMGMNPRRILFEIQLPLAVPVVFAGFRVTVVMTTGIAAIATYIGERNLGRFIAHGLARSNMEMIIVGAMLISSIAVILDSILGVIEKKLISKGLRVGKVNR; encoded by the coding sequence TTGAAATTAATTGAATTTATTAATAAAAATTCACCAGTAATTACTGAATATATGAAAAATCATTTTACACTTGTTTTATGGGCAGTCGTAATTTCTTTATTGATATGGGTACCTGTTGGGATCTTCATAACAAGAAACGCAACATGGGCTAAAATAACGATGGAAATTGCTAATATCATCTTTTGCATACCTAGTTTAGCTTTATTTTCTGTGATTATTACAATTCCTTTCTTAGGACTAGGAAGAAAATCTGCATTAACTGCTTTAGTCTTATATTCAATGATGCCATTGGTTAGAAGTGTATATCAAGGTATCAAAGGAGTGGATAAGACAGTAATTGAAGCAGCTAGAGGAATGGGGATGAACCCCAGAAGAATTTTGTTTGAAATTCAATTACCATTAGCTGTTCCTGTTGTTTTTGCAGGTTTTAGAGTAACCGTTGTTATGACAACAGGCATTGCTGCCATTGCCACATATATTGGCGAAAGAAATTTGGGAAGATTTATTGCACACGGCTTAGCAAGATCAAATATGGAGATGATCATTGTAGGGGCTATGCTTATTTCTAGCATTGCAGTTATTCTTGATAGTATTTTGGGGGTTATTGAAAAGAAATTGATTTCTAAAGGACTGAGAGTTGGAAAAGTTAATAGATAG
- a CDS encoding DUF169 domain-containing protein, translating into MISIIEIITSILSILILIIALLENIIHLGIIIEFFYLTKQYNLCTIIRDMLKFVIKCIFRRGGRNIENIRINAEIEKLYFCLNMDKKIVGIKFLFSEEDFNSFNVEPAKNKLSYCMMVKIASSGKCVKARAEHFKCNSSARALGIKKTDSYIQSGREYYSYGLYNSLGTAKNVHDKVTYINDHIYGVILQPLEKFEVEPDVVIMISNPYNIMRVSQGYSYTYGMAKNIRFAGNQGVCSELTARPYENNDINVSLLCANTRFSCKWRDSEMGVGMPYKIFLNVLEGILKTLNPTEPDNKKEEIIKRTRERGVEINIIKGQNYYDSSIGVAKLDE; encoded by the coding sequence TTGATAAGTATAATAGAAATTATAACATCAATCTTAAGTATTTTAATCTTAATCATAGCATTATTAGAAAATATTATACACTTAGGGATAATTATAGAGTTTTTTTATTTAACAAAACAATATAACTTATGTACAATTATAAGGGATATGTTGAAGTTCGTCATAAAATGTATTTTTAGAAGAGGAGGAAGAAATATCGAAAATATTAGAATTAATGCTGAGATAGAGAAATTATATTTTTGTCTTAATATGGATAAAAAAATAGTGGGAATAAAGTTCCTATTTTCAGAGGAAGATTTTAATTCTTTTAATGTTGAGCCAGCAAAAAATAAACTTTCATATTGCATGATGGTAAAGATTGCATCAAGTGGAAAGTGTGTTAAGGCTAGAGCGGAACATTTTAAGTGCAATTCATCTGCTAGGGCACTAGGAATAAAAAAAACTGATTCTTACATTCAATCAGGCAGAGAATACTATTCATATGGATTATATAACAGCTTGGGAACAGCAAAGAATGTACATGATAAAGTTACATATATAAATGACCATATTTATGGAGTAATACTTCAGCCACTTGAAAAGTTTGAAGTTGAGCCTGATGTAGTCATAATGATTTCCAATCCTTATAATATTATGAGAGTTTCTCAAGGGTATAGTTATACCTATGGAATGGCTAAAAATATAAGATTTGCAGGTAATCAGGGAGTCTGTTCAGAACTTACTGCAAGGCCCTATGAAAACAATGATATCAATGTTTCACTCTTGTGTGCAAATACAAGATTTTCATGTAAATGGAGAGATAGTGAAATGGGAGTTGGAATGCCATATAAAATATTTTTAAATGTCTTAGAAGGTATTTTAAAAACCCTTAATCCAACTGAACCTGATAACAAAAAAGAAGAAATTATTAAAAGAACAAGAGAAAGAGGAGTAGAGATTAATATCATTAAGGGCCAGAATTATTACGATTCTTCTATTGGAGTAGCCAAATTAGATGAGTAA
- a CDS encoding uroporphyrinogen decarboxylase family protein, translating into MSKDQLTSSERMHGLINGTYLDRVPFISLATMYAGNLAGLSSEEFFLNPQASFDAQILCAELHGCDGSPGFDLPGWMGWDFGGEISFSSTRKIAIPKFKKRAVENTKDAENLKLPCLNKSYGFKKRLEFYKISRKNNFSVSIPAGSPLEIVGHIIDPSLLIRWYYKKPELVHRLLRLATDHILNIADYYIKEFGVENCSAFSCYPLESNTMVSPKIFKTFSFPYILEIHEQLKQKGVKNFGIHLCGDHKLNLEYFKEISLPERSLISVSEKMDIELVAKTFGDQYIIGGNVPSTLLLSGNQRKVFNASKDIIEKMKYHKGGFILMPSCDLPPETPPLNLYAMLKASREFGSYT; encoded by the coding sequence ATGAGTAAAGATCAATTAACATCGTCTGAAAGGATGCATGGACTTATAAATGGCACCTATTTAGATAGAGTTCCTTTTATATCATTAGCAACAATGTATGCTGGTAATTTAGCAGGATTATCATCTGAAGAATTTTTTTTAAATCCCCAAGCCTCCTTTGATGCACAAATTCTTTGTGCTGAACTTCATGGGTGCGATGGGTCTCCTGGATTTGATTTGCCTGGATGGATGGGATGGGATTTTGGAGGAGAAATTTCTTTTTCAAGTACTAGAAAAATTGCAATACCTAAATTTAAAAAAAGAGCAGTGGAAAACACTAAGGATGCTGAAAATCTTAAGTTACCATGTTTAAACAAATCCTATGGTTTCAAAAAAAGACTTGAGTTTTACAAAATTTCTAGAAAAAACAATTTTTCTGTATCCATACCTGCTGGTTCTCCACTTGAAATAGTGGGTCATATAATAGACCCTTCTCTTTTAATAAGATGGTATTATAAAAAACCTGAACTCGTTCATAGATTACTTAGATTAGCAACAGACCATATTTTAAATATTGCTGATTACTATATAAAAGAATTTGGAGTAGAAAATTGTTCGGCTTTTTCTTGTTATCCCTTAGAGTCAAATACTATGGTTTCTCCAAAGATATTCAAAACTTTCAGTTTTCCATATATATTAGAAATTCATGAACAACTCAAACAAAAAGGAGTTAAAAATTTTGGAATACATCTTTGTGGAGATCATAAATTGAACTTAGAATATTTTAAAGAAATTTCACTACCAGAAAGAAGTCTTATCAGTGTAAGTGAAAAGATGGATATTGAACTAGTAGCAAAAACCTTCGGAGATCAATATATCATTGGAGGAAATGTTCCCTCCACTCTCCTTTTATCAGGAAATCAAAGAAAAGTTTTTAATGCTTCAAAAGATATAATTGAAAAGATGAAATACCATAAAGGTGGTTTTATACTAATGCCATCTTGTGACCTTCCACCAGAAACTCCACCATTAAATCTTTATGCTATGCTTAAGGCTTCAAGAGAATTCGGAAGTTACACATAA
- a CDS encoding sensor histidine kinase codes for MKSLKKKIMIPVFLLSIIGILILSFVVYNKSKHIIIDYVELLAQNKAQKLVVDVEYHLEKWKSAVSMLASIDTTKNMDYEELKKYISNNKELDDKEYDFFLIADTNGNYLSTIGANGNIKDRDYFHEVISSGNTTISKPIISKSTGNYIIVVAAPIKDDNENIIGLVGVGVNLSTITDIINDEKLGTSGYAYMISKNGLVMAHANKNLIYKCNILNDENKSVVDFGKKMINGEVGIRYYELYGTKKIVSYMPIKSTGWSIGMSVNYDEETKSILVLRNYILLIGIGITVLILILLNYLTDTLVKPINKLKKHMEIATKGDLSVQCDIDSKDEIGVLSKSFNTLIKENKRLLEETLEYDRLKTEFFSNISHELKTPLNIIFSTTQLLPLYVENDNENFETAKINKHINIMKQNCYRLLRLVNNLIDITKIDSGFVELNLQNKNIVEVIENITLSTVEYAKSKSRTIIFDTNVEERIIAFDPEQMERIILNLISNAIKFTKPNDEIEVKIYDGAENIIISVKDTGIGIPKEKQEMIFERFRQVDHLLCRKHEGSGIGLSLIKSLIELHGGKISVKSEYGKGTEFIIELPIKTIDEEENIYTLDDFAQQTNVEKIHIEFSDIYE; via the coding sequence ATGAAAAGTTTAAAGAAAAAAATAATGATACCTGTATTTTTATTATCTATAATAGGGATTCTAATATTATCTTTTGTCGTATATAATAAATCGAAACATATAATAATAGATTATGTCGAACTGTTGGCTCAAAATAAAGCTCAAAAGCTAGTAGTTGATGTTGAATATCACTTAGAAAAATGGAAGTCAGCAGTAAGTATGCTTGCTTCAATTGATACAACAAAAAATATGGACTATGAAGAACTTAAAAAATATATTTCTAATAATAAAGAATTAGATGATAAAGAATATGACTTTTTTTTGATTGCTGATACAAACGGTAATTATTTATCTACCATTGGAGCTAACGGTAATATTAAAGATAGAGATTACTTCCATGAAGTTATAAGTAGCGGAAATACAACTATTTCAAAACCTATAATATCAAAATCTACTGGAAATTATATTATTGTTGTTGCAGCACCTATTAAAGATGATAATGAAAATATTATAGGATTGGTTGGCGTAGGTGTAAATTTATCTACTATTACAGATATTATTAATGATGAAAAACTAGGAACTAGTGGTTATGCATATATGATTAGTAAAAATGGTTTAGTGATGGCTCATGCAAATAAGAATCTAATATATAAATGTAATATATTAAATGATGAAAATAAATCTGTTGTTGATTTTGGTAAAAAGATGATAAATGGAGAAGTCGGAATAAGATATTATGAACTTTATGGGACGAAAAAAATAGTTTCTTATATGCCTATAAAATCAACAGGATGGTCTATAGGAATGAGTGTTAATTACGATGAGGAAACTAAGAGTATATTAGTATTAAGAAATTATATCCTACTAATAGGAATTGGTATTACCGTTTTAATTCTAATATTATTAAATTATCTTACAGATACTTTAGTTAAACCTATTAATAAACTAAAAAAACATATGGAAATAGCTACCAAAGGCGATTTATCAGTTCAATGTGATATAGACAGCAAAGATGAAATAGGTGTACTTTCAAAAAGTTTTAATACATTGATAAAAGAAAATAAAAGGTTGTTAGAAGAAACACTTGAATATGATAGGCTGAAGACTGAATTTTTTTCTAATATATCTCATGAATTGAAGACTCCACTAAATATAATTTTTTCTACAACACAACTATTACCTTTATATGTTGAAAATGATAATGAAAACTTTGAAACTGCAAAAATTAATAAACACATAAATATAATGAAGCAAAATTGTTATAGACTATTGAGATTAGTTAATAACTTAATTGATATTACTAAAATAGATTCTGGATTTGTAGAACTAAATTTGCAAAATAAAAATATTGTAGAGGTTATTGAAAATATAACTTTATCTACTGTAGAATATGCAAAAAGCAAGTCAAGAACAATTATATTTGATACAAATGTAGAAGAAAGAATTATAGCTTTTGATCCAGAGCAAATGGAAAGAATTATTCTAAATCTTATTTCTAATGCTATTAAATTCACAAAACCTAATGATGAAATAGAAGTTAAAATTTATGATGGAGCAGAAAATATTATAATTTCAGTAAAAGATACAGGGATAGGAATTCCAAAAGAAAAACAAGAAATGATTTTTGAAAGATTTAGACAGGTTGATCATTTATTATGTAGAAAACATGAGGGAAGCGGAATAGGTTTATCTCTTATTAAATCTTTAATTGAATTGCATGGTGGTAAAATTTCTGTTAAAAGTGAATATGGAAAAGGAACAGAGTTTATTATTGAATTACCTATTAAAACTATTGATGAAGAAGAGAATATATATACATTAGATGACTTTGCACAACAAACTAATGTAGAAAAAATTCACATTGAATTCTCGGATATATATGAATAA
- the panD gene encoding aspartate 1-decarboxylase: MLLNMFKSKIHRATITEADLNYVGSITIDSFLLEQSGILPGEKVQIVNNNNGARLETYVIEGEKDSGIICLNGAAARLVQPGDKVIIIAYCLVDEKEVKDLRPKILVLDENNRVVEAINEEIHGDIK; this comes from the coding sequence ATGCTACTTAATATGTTTAAATCAAAAATTCATAGAGCTACAATTACTGAAGCAGATCTTAATTACGTGGGAAGTATAACGATAGACTCTTTTCTTTTGGAACAATCAGGAATACTTCCAGGAGAAAAAGTTCAAATTGTAAATAATAATAATGGAGCAAGACTTGAAACATATGTTATAGAAGGAGAAAAAGACAGTGGTATAATATGTCTTAACGGTGCAGCAGCTAGGTTAGTTCAGCCTGGTGATAAGGTAATAATAATTGCATACTGTCTTGTAGATGAAAAGGAAGTTAAAGATTTAAGACCTAAAATTTTGGTTTTAGATGAAAATAATAGAGTAGTAGAAGCTATTAATGAAGAAATTCATGGAGATATTAAATAA
- the panC gene encoding pantoate--beta-alanine ligase, which translates to MCIIKTIKEVRKEIRKADDGKEISIGFVPTMGYLHEGHLSLIKRARKENDLVVVSVFVNPTQFAPHEDFDSYPRDVERDYNLAIESGADIVFAPEKDEIYEKNSLTFVNIEGEITKKLCGKSRPTFFKGVTTVVAKLFNIIQPTNAYFGQKDAQQVAIIKKMVKELNYDINIIPCSLVREHDGLALSSRNVYLNNEERKQALILSKSLFTAKEMFLNGEKNVQKLKQFIINNIKTQNLADIDYVEIVDAKNLEDIETIDRTALVALAVKIGKTRLIDNIYLEVE; encoded by the coding sequence ATGTGTATTATAAAAACAATAAAGGAAGTAAGAAAAGAAATAAGAAAAGCAGATGATGGAAAAGAAATTTCTATAGGATTTGTTCCAACTATGGGATATCTACATGAAGGACATTTATCTCTTATAAAAAGAGCAAGGAAAGAAAATGACTTAGTAGTGGTTAGTGTGTTTGTAAACCCAACTCAATTTGCACCACATGAAGATTTTGATAGTTATCCAAGAGATGTTGAAAGAGATTATAATTTAGCAATAGAATCAGGTGCAGATATAGTATTTGCACCTGAAAAAGATGAAATATATGAAAAAAACAGCTTAACATTTGTAAATATAGAAGGAGAAATAACCAAAAAACTTTGTGGAAAATCAAGGCCTACTTTCTTTAAAGGTGTTACAACAGTAGTTGCAAAGCTTTTTAACATTATTCAGCCTACAAATGCATATTTTGGACAAAAAGATGCACAACAGGTTGCTATAATAAAAAAAATGGTAAAAGAACTTAATTATGATATAAATATAATACCTTGTTCCTTGGTTAGAGAACATGATGGACTTGCACTTAGCTCTAGAAATGTTTATTTAAATAATGAAGAGAGAAAACAGGCTTTAATACTTTCAAAATCACTTTTTACTGCAAAAGAAATGTTTTTAAATGGTGAAAAAAATGTACAAAAATTAAAACAGTTCATTATAAATAATATAAAAACTCAAAATCTTGCAGATATTGATTATGTTGAAATAGTAGATGCTAAGAATTTAGAAGATATAGAAACTATAGATAGAACAGCTCTTGTTGCACTTGCTGTAAAAATTGGAAAAACTAGACTTATTGATAATATCTATTTGGAGGTAGAGTAA
- the panB gene encoding 3-methyl-2-oxobutanoate hydroxymethyltransferase produces the protein MNKKFTVTSFLESKNKSEKITMLTAYDYSTAKLIDEAGIESILVGDSLGMVVLGYESTLEVTVDDIIHHCRAVSRGAKNALIVGDMPFLSYHINIEDTVRNAGRIIQEGKAHAVKLEGGVEVADKVKAIVKAQIPVMGHLGLTPQSINMFGGFKVQGKSEDQAKKIINDAIELEKAGVFAIVLEGIPAKLAQIITEKLTIPTIGIGAGNNCDGQVLVTNDMLGMFSDFTPKFVKKYANLKDNIVHSTKQYISEVKSMDFPSKEHTFSIDEGVLEKLY, from the coding sequence ATGAATAAAAAATTTACAGTAACGTCGTTTTTAGAGTCTAAAAATAAAAGTGAGAAAATAACAATGCTTACAGCGTACGATTATTCAACAGCTAAACTTATTGATGAAGCAGGTATAGAAAGTATACTTGTAGGGGATTCTCTTGGAATGGTTGTACTTGGTTATGAATCAACTCTTGAAGTGACTGTGGATGATATAATTCATCACTGCAGAGCTGTTTCAAGAGGAGCAAAGAATGCTTTAATAGTTGGAGATATGCCATTTTTATCATATCACATAAACATAGAAGATACAGTTAGAAATGCTGGGAGAATAATACAAGAGGGTAAAGCGCATGCAGTAAAATTAGAAGGTGGAGTTGAAGTTGCAGATAAGGTAAAAGCAATAGTAAAAGCTCAAATACCTGTAATGGGACATTTAGGTTTAACTCCTCAATCAATAAATATGTTTGGAGGATTTAAGGTTCAAGGAAAAAGTGAAGATCAAGCTAAAAAAATAATAAATGATGCTATTGAGCTAGAAAAAGCAGGAGTATTTGCAATAGTACTTGAAGGAATCCCTGCAAAATTAGCACAAATAATAACCGAGAAACTTACTATACCTACAATAGGAATAGGTGCAGGAAACAATTGTGATGGACAAGTTCTAGTTACTAATGACATGCTTGGAATGTTTTCAGACTTTACTCCAAAGTTTGTAAAAAAATATGCAAATTTAAAAGATAATATTGTACATTCAACAAAACAATATATATCTGAAGTGAAATCAATGGATTTTCCATCTAAAGAGCATACTTTTTCAATTGATGAAGGTGTTCTAGAAAAGCTTTATTAA